Proteins encoded by one window of Gemmatimonadota bacterium:
- a CDS encoding protein kinase — MDALRAKLENALAGQYTFERELGGGGMSRTYLVREDALNRRVVVKVLAPELLAGISVERFRREVLLAAQLQHPHVVPVLTAGDTDGVPWFTMPYVDGDSLRHRLAKGPVPLAEAVSILRDVARALAYAHGNGIVHRDIKPDNVLLSSGSATVTDFGIAKAINAARTTQGDANATLTQAGMSIGTPAYMAPEQALGDPDTDHRADLYAFGVMAYELIAGQPPFQANSPSKLLAAHMSEAPRDLLSVRPDCPPALAAVVMACLAKEPEGRPQEARAVARVLDTVTTSGTGASTPAILQGGRIRLGRATALWAAATAIVALTAWAATLAIGLPEWVLPGSVAIMLAGLPVIAFTAFAQRTTYRAFTATPGTVVPQGTMATLAIKASPHLTWRRAWLGGGIAVGGFAALVIAFMVMRALGIGPMASLQGQGAFGERETLMVADFTSPPSDSTLGATVAEALRTDLAQSTSLRVLTRSVIREALTMMQKPIESALRFDLAREIATREGAKAVLDGSIEQLGSSYIVSARLVTALDGKDLALFREEASSQDALLAAIGKLSKQVRTKAGESMKTIRASNELERVTTPSLAALRKYVEGSRIADEENDSERGLALLEEAVQLDTSFAMAWRKISVLLNNEDQDRPRMIAAISTAYRHRERLTEMERQLTEGFYYTRGPTPDRQKAIAAYRAAAVIDSTSTSAINNAAVVLGEMGDHEAAESLYRRVVKLKHTFGGAYTNLLTEQIANGRIASLDSTVQQYRERFPGNAGLWEAEWYTAWAKGNIVRAESISRAVAAAPKSLRQTVRATSGVAGLSEYGGRLGQAREWQAKSSEALYRAQPTPANLLGIAMDSVYFELMYVSKAAGTATVQRALARVPPASLAPSERPWYNLRNFGVIAKEPKWAREALAGADRDLIPLAADSQGVRASFTGAVAFAEGRYEDAIRDFTFSEQRFSTRPRMAALVRGLAYRELGRADSAIAAFEQFLAARDATGELDMQWRAPVLQYLGELYEAKGNRAKALERYGQFTEQWAKADPALQVRVREVRQRMAKLQGESG, encoded by the coding sequence ATGGATGCGCTCCGCGCCAAGCTGGAGAACGCGCTGGCAGGTCAGTACACCTTCGAGCGTGAACTCGGCGGCGGCGGGATGTCACGCACCTACCTGGTGCGCGAGGACGCCCTCAATCGCCGTGTCGTGGTCAAGGTGCTCGCGCCGGAACTCCTCGCCGGAATTTCGGTCGAGCGTTTTCGCCGCGAAGTCCTCCTCGCCGCCCAGCTGCAACATCCGCACGTCGTCCCGGTCCTCACCGCCGGCGACACCGATGGCGTCCCCTGGTTCACGATGCCGTACGTCGATGGCGACTCGCTGCGGCACCGGCTCGCGAAGGGACCCGTGCCCCTCGCCGAGGCGGTGTCGATTCTGCGCGACGTGGCGCGCGCGCTGGCGTACGCGCATGGCAACGGCATTGTCCATCGGGACATCAAGCCCGACAACGTCCTCCTCTCCAGCGGCAGCGCGACCGTTACCGACTTCGGCATCGCGAAGGCGATCAACGCCGCCCGCACGACGCAGGGCGATGCCAACGCCACGCTGACCCAGGCGGGGATGTCGATTGGCACGCCCGCCTACATGGCGCCGGAGCAGGCGCTCGGCGATCCCGACACCGACCATCGCGCCGATCTCTACGCGTTCGGCGTGATGGCCTATGAGTTGATCGCCGGTCAGCCGCCGTTCCAGGCCAATTCGCCCTCGAAGCTGCTCGCGGCGCACATGAGCGAGGCGCCCCGCGACCTGTTGAGTGTCCGCCCCGATTGTCCTCCGGCGCTCGCCGCCGTGGTCATGGCCTGCCTCGCCAAGGAGCCGGAAGGTCGGCCGCAGGAGGCTCGTGCTGTGGCGCGGGTCCTCGACACCGTCACGACCAGTGGCACCGGCGCTTCAACGCCCGCCATCCTGCAGGGTGGCCGTATCCGACTCGGTCGTGCCACCGCGCTCTGGGCAGCGGCGACGGCAATCGTCGCGTTGACCGCCTGGGCCGCCACGCTGGCGATTGGCCTGCCAGAATGGGTGCTCCCCGGCTCGGTCGCGATCATGCTGGCCGGCCTCCCGGTCATCGCCTTCACCGCGTTCGCGCAGCGCACCACCTACCGGGCCTTCACCGCGACTCCCGGCACCGTGGTGCCGCAGGGCACCATGGCGACGCTGGCCATCAAGGCCTCACCCCACCTGACCTGGCGGCGGGCGTGGCTCGGTGGCGGGATCGCGGTCGGTGGCTTCGCCGCGCTCGTGATCGCCTTCATGGTGATGCGGGCACTCGGCATCGGGCCGATGGCCTCGCTGCAAGGGCAGGGCGCCTTCGGCGAGCGCGAGACGCTCATGGTGGCCGACTTCACCTCGCCGCCGAGCGACTCGACGCTGGGCGCGACGGTGGCCGAGGCGTTGCGGACCGACTTGGCGCAGTCGACGTCGCTGCGCGTGCTGACCCGTTCAGTGATTCGTGAAGCGCTCACGATGATGCAGAAGCCGATCGAAAGCGCGCTCCGCTTCGATCTGGCGCGCGAGATCGCCACCCGGGAAGGCGCCAAAGCCGTGCTCGATGGCAGCATTGAGCAACTTGGCTCCAGTTACATCGTCTCCGCCCGACTGGTGACGGCGCTCGATGGCAAGGACCTCGCGCTCTTCCGCGAAGAGGCGTCCAGTCAGGACGCCCTCCTCGCGGCGATCGGCAAGCTCTCCAAGCAGGTCCGCACCAAGGCCGGTGAGTCGATGAAGACCATCCGGGCCAGCAACGAATTGGAGCGCGTGACCACGCCGTCGCTCGCCGCGCTGCGCAAGTATGTCGAGGGGTCGCGCATCGCCGACGAGGAGAACGACAGTGAGCGCGGCCTCGCGCTGCTCGAGGAAGCGGTGCAGCTGGACACGTCGTTCGCGATGGCGTGGCGCAAGATTTCGGTCCTGCTCAACAACGAGGATCAGGATCGGCCCCGGATGATCGCCGCGATCAGCACCGCCTACCGGCACCGGGAACGGCTGACCGAGATGGAACGGCAGCTGACCGAGGGGTTCTACTACACCCGGGGGCCGACGCCCGATCGTCAGAAGGCGATCGCCGCGTACCGGGCCGCGGCAGTCATCGATTCCACCAGTACGTCCGCGATCAACAATGCCGCCGTCGTGCTCGGGGAGATGGGCGACCACGAGGCCGCGGAGTCGCTGTATCGCCGCGTGGTCAAGCTCAAGCACACCTTCGGGGGTGCCTACACCAACCTGCTGACCGAACAGATCGCCAACGGGCGCATCGCATCGCTGGATTCCACGGTGCAGCAGTATCGCGAGCGATTCCCCGGCAACGCCGGGCTCTGGGAAGCCGAGTGGTACACGGCGTGGGCCAAGGGGAACATCGTCCGCGCCGAATCGATCAGTCGTGCGGTGGCGGCCGCGCCCAAGTCGCTGCGCCAGACGGTCCGCGCGACCAGCGGCGTCGCCGGCCTCAGCGAGTACGGCGGTCGGCTCGGCCAGGCACGGGAGTGGCAGGCCAAGAGTTCCGAGGCGCTGTATCGGGCCCAGCCCACGCCCGCCAACCTGCTCGGCATTGCTATGGACAGCGTGTACTTCGAGCTCATGTATGTCAGCAAGGCCGCAGGCACCGCGACGGTGCAGCGTGCGCTGGCCCGCGTGCCGCCTGCGTCACTCGCCCCGAGCGAGCGGCCCTGGTACAACCTGCGCAACTTCGGCGTGATCGCGAAGGAACCGAAGTGGGCGCGTGAGGCGCTCGCCGGGGCGGATCGCGACCTCATTCCGCTGGCCGCAGACTCGCAGGGCGTCCGGGCGAGCTTTACCGGAGCGGTGGCCTTTGCGGAGGGTCGCTACGAGGACGCGATCCGCGACTTCACTTTCTCGGAGCAGCGCTTCTCGACCCGCCCGCGGATGGCGGCCCTGGTGCGCGGCTTGGCCTATCGCGAGCTGGGTCGCGCCGACTCGGCAATCGCCGCCTTCGAGCAATTCCTCGCAGCGCGGGATGCGACGGGTGAACTGGACATGCAGTGGCGTGCGCCGGTGCTGCAGTACCTCGGGGAGTTGTACGAGGCCAAGGGCAATCGGGCCAAGGCGCTCGAGCGCTATGGCCAGTTTACCGAGCAGTGGGCCAAGGCAGACCCGGCCCTGCAGGTGCGCGTCCGCGAGGTCCGTCAGCGGATGGCGAAGCTGCAGGGCGAATCGGGGTGA
- a CDS encoding VWA domain-containing protein: MAPVVAPWALAVLALLAVLLAVFAARRLRGPSRAERITLGTLRALALLLVIACLLRPAVIVSRAVPQRNVLAILVDDSRSMRIADADSTRRVDAARKVFADSAALVRRLSERFALRFFRFSATATPLTDRASWTAAGTRTDLATSLEAVRQELADVPLAGVVVVSDGADNTASDLEPPLLGYRVRRVPLYTVGVGTERFARDIAVDRVSLPRSVLEGGAAVADVTLGVRGYDGVDVKLTVEADGRVVHQETTTLRDKREAVSVPLRIPPLPKGTHLIRVIATPLDGEAILENNEAQGVLRVRPGREKVLYLDGEPRPEFAFIRRAVAEDSALQLVALLRSAEGKYLRLGVDDSLDLSSGFPVRRAELFRYRAIVLGNIEAAFFSGDQLRMLADFVSQRGGGLLMLGGRGTLGEGGYAGTPVDEVLPFALRASGNDPSFAELAVRPTAAGDRSADAATRRDTDRQPGAVGSVAAGDDGESARPAPPRCHSLAGGHAGRWWSRSTRLRHAALWPRHQCRAGPAGLLALADGSEGAAGRHGPCHLLAANLAGSARRSAGSGRGCHHSRARRTRRGRDGACTRGRRDVRGCQRCQRRGDGDAADRRAL; this comes from the coding sequence GTGGCGCCGGTCGTCGCGCCGTGGGCACTGGCCGTGCTGGCCCTGCTGGCGGTCCTGCTGGCGGTATTCGCCGCGCGACGATTGCGCGGTCCATCGCGGGCGGAGCGGATCACGCTGGGCACGCTGCGCGCCCTGGCACTGCTGCTGGTGATCGCCTGCCTGCTACGACCCGCGGTCATCGTGTCGCGCGCGGTCCCGCAGCGCAATGTCCTCGCGATCCTCGTCGACGATTCCCGCAGCATGCGCATCGCCGATGCCGACTCCACTCGCCGCGTCGATGCCGCGCGCAAGGTCTTTGCCGATTCCGCCGCACTGGTCCGACGGCTCAGTGAGCGCTTCGCCCTCCGCTTCTTCCGCTTCAGCGCGACCGCCACCCCACTGACCGATCGCGCCTCTTGGACCGCCGCCGGGACGCGCACCGACCTTGCGACCTCGCTCGAGGCGGTTCGCCAGGAACTCGCCGACGTCCCGCTCGCCGGCGTCGTGGTCGTGAGCGACGGCGCCGACAACACCGCCTCAGACCTCGAGCCGCCGTTGCTTGGCTACCGGGTCCGGCGCGTGCCGCTCTACACCGTCGGCGTGGGCACCGAGCGCTTCGCCCGGGACATTGCGGTCGATCGCGTCTCGCTGCCGCGCTCGGTACTCGAGGGTGGTGCCGCCGTGGCCGACGTGACCCTCGGTGTGCGCGGCTACGACGGCGTCGACGTGAAGCTGACCGTGGAGGCCGATGGGCGCGTGGTGCACCAGGAGACGACGACGCTGCGCGACAAGCGCGAAGCCGTCTCGGTGCCACTCCGCATCCCGCCGCTGCCAAAGGGGACGCACCTGATCCGCGTGATCGCGACACCGCTCGACGGCGAGGCGATTCTCGAGAACAATGAGGCCCAGGGTGTCTTGCGCGTGCGCCCCGGGCGCGAGAAGGTGCTCTATCTCGACGGTGAGCCACGGCCGGAGTTCGCCTTCATCCGTCGCGCCGTCGCCGAGGACAGCGCGCTCCAGCTCGTCGCGCTCCTGCGGAGCGCGGAGGGGAAGTACCTCCGGCTCGGGGTCGATGACTCGCTCGATCTCTCCAGCGGCTTCCCGGTCCGCCGTGCCGAGCTCTTCCGCTACCGCGCCATCGTGTTGGGCAACATCGAGGCGGCGTTCTTCAGCGGCGACCAGTTGCGGATGCTGGCCGACTTCGTCTCGCAGCGTGGCGGCGGGCTGCTGATGCTCGGCGGGCGCGGCACCCTCGGCGAGGGCGGTTACGCGGGGACGCCGGTCGATGAAGTCTTGCCATTCGCACTTCGGGCCAGTGGCAACGATCCGAGTTTCGCCGAGCTCGCCGTCCGACCCACGGCGGCCGGGGATCGGTCAGCCGATGCTGCAACTCGCCGCGACACGGACCGCCAACCAGGCGCGGTGGGCAGCGTTGCCGCCGGCGACGACGGTGAATCGGCTCGGCCCGCTCCGCCCCGGTGCCACTCTCTGGCTGGAGGGCACGCCGGCCGGTGGTGGTCCCGCTCGACCCGTCTTCGCCACGCAGCGCTATGGCCGCGGCATCAGTGCCGTGCTGGCCCTGCAGGACTCCTGGCTCTGGCGGATGGATCCGAAGGCGCCGCTGGAAGACATGGCCCATGCCACCTTCTGGCGGCAAACCTTGCGGGGTCTGCTCGACGAAGTGCCGGATCGGGTCGAGGTTGCCACCATTCCCGAGCGCGTCGGACCCGGCGAGGTCGTGACGGTGCGTGCACGCGTGGCCGACGAGACGTTCGGGGATGTCAACGATGCCAGCGTCGTGGTGACGGTGACGCCGCCGATCGGCGAGCCTTATGA
- a CDS encoding tetratricopeptide repeat protein has protein sequence MRRLLGVLFLLVVPGALEAQQSSASAVRRLADAGQLAAAESLARSGGAALQPVLGDILVLRGQLPAADSVYAGVGPRSRAAQVGRAEIALRRGDRASAVQLAQLVTQAYTQRAAEWSVEDRVAAGRAYLILGGDAATVRSALAAFDAAAKADPADPDASLRVADLFLDKYNAPDAEAEYRAVLQRDSSNARARLGLAKVMAFLGDGKALPAVRGALQSNPRLVPAELLLARLHLEAEAYDSASAAVDRALAVDSTAMAAWATRAAIAWLRADTTAWRAAERRALAINPLATEFYAELGETAARVRRYADAARYAAQGAALDSLAPRVLGVLGVNELRLGRVASARQSLGRAFALDPFNLWHKNTLDLLDRLDGFRTVKSARFELVMPAAEADLLSLYLVPLLESAYDSLALRYGYRPPTPIRLELYDRHADFSVRTSGLAGIGALGVSFGTVLAMDAPAARAPGDFNYASTAWHELAHTFTLGLSDNRVPRWISEGLSVLEERRTGHGWGMQVSLTFLETVAAGKLLPVSRINEGLVRPSYPEQIGDSYLQASLVCEMIEAEHGVAALRAMLAGFARGWDMATVLQRTVRLTPAAFDAHFDQWLRARYAIPLAAIGTTSAGAPTPNPIRLAVKEGSTLLASGQVAAGLARLAEAERLFPGYPAADGPAWPLAKHYAATGRPADAAPLLARITAQGETALEPNLLQATVLEQLGNPGGAADAVQRALWIAPRDIARHEWLARLADQSGRFALAVQERRAVIALRPPNPLEARYQLAKALQRAGGVAAARTELLRILEEAPGFEKAQELLLDLRGGK, from the coding sequence ATGAGACGCCTCCTTGGAGTGCTGTTCCTGCTCGTCGTGCCGGGCGCACTCGAAGCCCAGCAGTCGTCGGCCTCAGCGGTCCGCCGCCTCGCGGACGCGGGCCAGCTTGCTGCCGCGGAGTCGTTGGCCAGGAGCGGGGGCGCCGCACTGCAGCCGGTCCTCGGCGATATCCTCGTGCTCCGCGGACAACTGCCCGCCGCCGACTCGGTGTACGCTGGCGTCGGTCCACGTTCCCGAGCGGCCCAGGTCGGTCGCGCCGAGATCGCACTGCGTCGTGGCGACCGTGCCTCGGCGGTGCAGCTGGCGCAGCTGGTGACCCAGGCCTACACGCAACGCGCCGCCGAATGGAGCGTGGAGGATCGTGTCGCCGCGGGACGCGCCTACCTCATCCTCGGTGGGGATGCGGCCACGGTCCGCAGTGCACTCGCGGCCTTCGATGCGGCCGCCAAGGCCGATCCGGCGGACCCCGACGCCTCGCTCCGCGTGGCCGACCTCTTCCTCGACAAGTACAACGCGCCCGATGCCGAAGCGGAGTACCGCGCGGTGCTCCAGCGCGACAGCAGCAACGCCCGCGCCCGCCTCGGTCTCGCCAAGGTGATGGCGTTCCTCGGCGACGGGAAGGCGCTCCCGGCGGTGCGTGGGGCGCTCCAAAGCAATCCGCGTCTCGTTCCAGCGGAACTCCTGCTCGCGCGGCTGCACCTCGAGGCCGAGGCATACGACTCTGCCTCGGCGGCGGTCGACCGGGCGCTGGCGGTGGATTCGACGGCGATGGCGGCCTGGGCCACGCGCGCGGCGATCGCCTGGCTGCGCGCCGACACGACCGCCTGGCGCGCTGCGGAACGTCGGGCCCTCGCCATCAACCCGCTGGCCACCGAGTTCTATGCGGAACTCGGGGAGACCGCGGCGCGAGTGCGTCGCTATGCCGATGCCGCACGGTACGCGGCGCAGGGTGCCGCACTCGATAGCCTCGCCCCGCGCGTGCTCGGGGTCCTCGGCGTCAATGAACTCCGCCTCGGTCGCGTGGCATCGGCCAGACAGTCCCTGGGTCGTGCCTTCGCACTCGATCCATTCAATCTCTGGCACAAGAACACGCTCGACTTGCTCGATCGGCTCGATGGTTTTCGCACCGTGAAGAGTGCGCGCTTCGAGCTCGTCATGCCGGCCGCCGAGGCCGACCTGCTGTCGCTCTACCTGGTGCCGCTGCTGGAGTCGGCCTACGACTCCCTCGCGCTGCGCTACGGTTACCGCCCGCCGACGCCAATCCGCCTTGAGCTCTACGATCGACATGCCGACTTCTCGGTGCGCACCAGCGGTCTCGCGGGCATCGGGGCGCTCGGCGTCTCCTTCGGGACGGTGCTGGCGATGGACGCTCCCGCGGCCCGTGCGCCGGGCGATTTCAACTACGCGTCGACGGCGTGGCACGAACTGGCACACACCTTCACGCTCGGCCTCTCGGACAACCGGGTGCCGCGGTGGATTTCCGAAGGCCTGTCGGTTCTCGAGGAACGGCGTACCGGGCATGGGTGGGGGATGCAGGTCTCGCTCACCTTCCTCGAGACCGTCGCGGCGGGGAAGCTGCTGCCGGTCAGCCGGATCAACGAAGGATTGGTGCGGCCGAGCTATCCGGAGCAGATCGGCGACAGTTACCTGCAGGCCTCGCTGGTCTGCGAGATGATCGAGGCGGAGCACGGTGTCGCGGCATTGCGGGCGATGCTGGCCGGCTTTGCACGCGGTTGGGACATGGCGACGGTGCTGCAACGGACGGTCCGGCTGACACCCGCGGCGTTCGACGCGCACTTCGATCAGTGGCTGCGCGCACGGTATGCCATCCCGTTGGCGGCGATCGGCACAACGAGCGCCGGGGCCCCGACCCCGAACCCGATCCGGCTGGCCGTGAAGGAAGGGAGCACGCTCCTGGCCTCGGGGCAGGTGGCGGCCGGGCTCGCTCGATTGGCCGAAGCGGAGCGACTCTTCCCCGGGTATCCTGCGGCGGATGGTCCGGCATGGCCCCTCGCCAAGCACTACGCCGCGACGGGGCGACCGGCCGACGCGGCGCCCCTGCTCGCGCGGATCACCGCCCAGGGCGAAACGGCGCTCGAGCCGAACCTGTTGCAGGCGACGGTGCTCGAGCAGTTGGGCAACCCCGGCGGCGCCGCCGATGCCGTGCAGCGAGCGCTCTGGATTGCCCCACGGGACATTGCCCGACATGAATGGCTCGCGCGGCTGGCGGATCAGTCCGGCCGCTTCGCGCTGGCGGTGCAGGAGCGGCGGGCGGTCATTGCCCTGCGACCGC